One Anthonomus grandis grandis chromosome 12, icAntGran1.3, whole genome shotgun sequence DNA window includes the following coding sequences:
- the LOC126742950 gene encoding la-related protein 6, with product MPAPIQETIQENGSFLEEEAIVPPTKMLDPRDSISSIDSDVSLSYDRKGSLADTQVPENEDEGAHMADLSDSASDTGSAGGGKDSGCEVTPEITEPPFTPPSEELADKICQQVEFYFSDANITKDAFLLKHVKRNKEGYVSLKLISSFKRVKHLTKDWRVVAHALKRSTKLEINEAGTKLRRLDPLPKYDETTPSRTVVAVHMPIDKPTIENVAELFKNCGEIALIRILRPGNPIPADVRQFINKNPSLGGLVCALVEFVNSESARNAMQLQNTLGEPMKVYELNNVPHPERKKKTNNKKTNNNNNNNNNNINNMYNKGFISESDYISSSCQSSSEAEDVRKFDPRAKMRRGSSAFPSRYIEPAAWLQRRLSASSTEANFLYMPRRLSYSSRDSSESSLFLPRRMSACSISSNDSFYNRRMSSVSQTSSSEAYSNRSRSNSSAFQNGENVLRMPKGPDGSKGFCRQRPSLPTVVQ from the exons atgcctGCGCCCATACAAGAAACCATCCAGGAAAACGGTAGTTTTCTGGAAGAAGAGGCCATCGTGCCGCCAACGAAGATGTTGGACCCGAGGGACTCGATTTCCTCCATCGACAGTGACGTGAGTCTTTCCTACGATCGTAAGGGCAGCTTGGCGGACACCCAAGTGCCAGAAAACGAAGATGAAGGAGCTCACATGGCCGATCTGTCTGATAGCGCCTCCGATACCGGATCCGCGGGAGGCGGCAAGGATTCCGGCTGCGAGGTCACTCCGGAAATCACGGAGCCTCCCTTCACTCCTCCCAGCGAGGAGTTGGCCGATAAAATCTGTCAACAAGTGGAGTTTTACTTCTCGGACGCCAACATAACCAAGGACGCCTTCCTGCTCAAACACGTCAAACGGAACAAGGAGGGTTACGTCTCGCTGAAACTGATCTCGAGCTTCAAGAGGGTGAAACATCTGACGAAAGACTGGCGGGTGGTCGCGCACGCCCTAAAACGCTCAACCAAGTTGGAAATTAACGAGGCAGGTACGAAATTGAGACGATTAGACCCTTTGCCCAAATATGACGAGACCACCCCGTCTAGAACCGTTGTGGCCGTTCACATGCCCATCGATAAACCCACCATAGAAAACGTCGCGGAATTATTTAAGAATTGCGGCGAAATCGCTTTGATCAGAATACTGAGACCGGGCAACCCCATTCCCGCTGACGTAAGgcaattcattaataaaaaccCTTCGTTGGGCGGATTGGTGTGCGCCTTAGTGGAATTTGTCAATTCCGAGTCGGCCAGGAACGCCATGCAGCTGCAAAACACCCTTGGGGAACCCATGAAGGTTTACGAGCTTAATAACGTGCCCCATCCCGAAAGGAAGAAGAAGACAAACAATAAGAAGACtaacaataacaacaataataataacaacaatattaataatatgtacAATAAGGGATTCATTTCGGAGTCTGATTACATTAGTTCGTCCTGTCAGAGCAGCTCGGAGGCCGAGGATGTCAGGAAATTTGATCCTAGAG CCAAAATGCGTAGAGGTTCCTCCGCCTTTCCCTCCCGCTACATCGAACCGGCCGCCTGGCTCCAACGTCGCCTCTCCGCCTCCTCTACCGAAGCGAACTTCCTCTACATGCCCCGTAGACTCTCTTACAGCTCCAGAGACTCGAGCGAGTCCAGTCTGTTTCTTCCACGTAGAATGAGCGCGTGCAGCATCTCCAGCAACGACAGTTTCTACAACAGAAGAATGTCCTCCGTTAGTCAGACGTCGTCGTCGGAGGCATATTCTAACCGGTCCAGGAGCAACAGTTCCGCCTTCCAGAATGGCGAGAACGTGCTGAGGATGCCCAAGGGACCTGATGGGAGCAAGGGGTTCTGTAGGCAGAGGCCCAGTTTACCTACGGTGGTGCAATAA